The genomic interval AACAAAATTACCCTCTGTAATGCCCAAAAACGCGTCGTAGACACGAGGTAGAGGTCAGAATGGTATATTTTTTACCTTTGAGGAGGTTATCGTTGAAATTTGAGAGTTTTTTAGAAGTGTGGTTTTTTCCTCGTTTAATATCAACTTATCCTTTGGGGAGTTATGCAACCCCCTTCATTCTCATTACTTTTATATTACAGTTGAAATATATTTGAAAGATTTTTTTAATACTATTGCAATTCTTCTGTAATACATTTGAAATATTTCGAAAAACGAGTTTTTATTGTATGTAACATGCATAACTGTGTAAATAGGATTAACTGTGAAAATAGGCCTAATGATACAAATAGACCTTGAATATGGTATTAAGCTTTACTGTGAAATTGCAGTTTTAATACAGTTGTGGTATATGCCTCATTGGCTTGATACCTCTCTAAAAAATATCCTCTATAACGCACAAAAACGCCACCAGGACACGAGGTAGAGGTCGTGAATAGTATATTTTTACCTTTGAGGTCATTTTTTTAGTTGATTGTATAGCGGTTTTTGAGTAATTTAGACACTAAACTAACTCAAAAGTCTGCAATAGAACATACTAAAATTTTCCACAAAAACAATTTGAATTTGTTAAACATAGAGTTAGATAGTATGGTTTTTTATGTTTCATCTTCTTTTAATTAAGGTCTGAGGATTGTATCATGTATCCTTTTGTCTGTATTGTATGCATCAACCATTCCAATGATCCAAATAATAATGTATAGAATATTACCAATAACAACAGCTGTTAAGACTAAAGACACTATACCTGCAATTATGAATCGTATCCCCTTCTGGATTTGTCCGTTGTAAATTTGTCCAAGACCTGGAAAGAGAAATGAAAGTAGAACAGCCAAGCCAGGAATCTTATTCTCAACTTTTATAGCATGTTCAGTTTTTGCTCTAATTAAAAGTTCTAAATTATAGCGTGCTTCCGCAAAACTTGGATCTATCCTTATCGCTTCTCTTAACTCCTTCTCTGCTTCATCATATCGCTGTAGATTCATCAACAAACTTCCTAAATTGAAGTGTGCTTCTGCATCATTTGGGTTCACTCTTATCATTTCTCTTAATTCATTCTCTCGAGGTATAGTTATTGGTTTAAGCATATCCCATCGGCTTTTTCTACTGTTGTCCATTCTTACCTCCTTATCTCTACAATTTTTAATTCTTTTTTGTGTTGCTAACTCTTTTTTCTTTTAGATATGTTTCAAATAATTAATGCTTCTCTTGCCAGGACTTATTTTGTAAACAACTTCTATGAAGTAATCACAAAGACCGTAGATTAAAATGGTACCATCTTCTTGAATACGAACTTTTATTTGAGTTGGCAATTTACTATAACTTTTTTTCACATAAACTCACTTATTATCTAGTGGTTTTACTAAACCCCATCTATCTATAACTTCGCCTTTATCTGTTCTAATTTTTGAGGATGCGTATCTTGCGTGATCTTTTGCCCATGCCCTCAATGATTGTATTTTCTCCTTCATTATAATAGATATTGGCTTTGTTTCCTCTAAAGATTGTATAATATCTTGGTCTGTTAATTCTCTATGTTCAAAGAAAACCCTGTAGAGAGCAGATTCAATCGCTGCCTCAATTTCTGCACCACTATAACCCTCGCTCTTTTCTGCTAAAAGTTTTATATTGAAGTTTTCTAAAACTCTTCCTGTCTCTTTATTTTGTCTCTTTCCGAGATGGTAACGAAAGATTTCTTCTCTTTCGCCTTCGGTAGGTAAATCAACAAAAAATATCTCATCAAACCTGCCTTTCCTTAATAATTCAGGGGGCAAATGAGAAATATCATTCGCCGTTGCGAAAACAAAAACCTCACTCTTTTTTTCCTGCATCCATGTTAAAAATGTACCAAAAACCCTTGCTGATGTACCGGAATCTCTTTCCCCTGCCTGTACTCCTGAAAAACCTTTCTCAATTTCATCTACCCAAAGCACACATGGAGCCATAGCCTCTGCAATTTTGATCGCTCTTCGCATATTAAACTCTGATTCACCTAGATATTTTCCGAAGACACTTCCAATATCAAATCTTAAAAGTGGTTTGTTCCATTCTTTTGCCAGTGCCTTTGCACTCATACTTTTGCCACAGCCAGGAACACCTACAAGCAAAACTCCTTTGGGGACTTCTAGAGGAAAACTTCTTGCCTCTTCAGTAAAACCTAATGATCTTTCCTTAAACCACTGCTTTAAAACATCGAGACCACCTACAGCATCTAAATCTACATCAACGTCAACATATTCCAGAGATCCTCCTTTTTTTGTTAGCTGTTTTTTCTCTTCTAAAATTAATGGAATATCGCTAGCATCCAATCTTCCATGTTTAACTAACGCCTTTGATATAACGTTGTTCACCTCTGAAAATGTCAATCCAAGAGCTGCTTTTAACAATTCTTCTCTTTCTTTTTTCTGAAGGTCTATAGTAAGGTTTGGGTTCGACTTGCACTTATTTTCAATATCGCTAAGGATTGAATCTAATACCTTTAAGTCGGGCAGAGGATAATCAATAACAGTTACATCTTTCTCTAATTCCATAGGTAATTCTAAAATTGGCGAAAGGATAATTAAAGATGAAGTAGTGTTTGGAAGAATCCTCGCTATATCTCTCAACTTTCTGATTATAAAAGCTGGGTCAATTCTTGAATTTACCCTTAGAAAATTATGGAAGTCTAAGAAAACATAAACTCTGTTGTTTTCTGCATTTCTCATAACATAATTTAGAGCATCGACCGGGGCTGTTATACTACCTTCGCCAACAGGCTTGTTATTCTTATCAACAAATCCTGAGGAATAGCTCCATATAATAAGATTCTTGCCATCTCTATGGCAAATTTTGCTGAGTTCATTAAGAACTCTCTCTTCTTCCCAAGATACTATATAAATAATAGGATAGCGTGCTTTAATTAAAAGGTAAATTTCTTCATTAACTCCTTTACTCTCTTCATTAACGACTTGTTCCTGTGTATTCATCTATTTAGATTCCTCCTTTCTGTTGAACTTTCAAAGGATCTTGAACCTTCTGCATGATAAATTTCATGAGTATAATATCTCCGTTTCACTTCTCCAATAGTCTGCACAAGTTACATACATTTGAGACTCCTGATAATATTTTAACAGAAAATCAATTGGTGTCAAATTGTCTAAACTCTTATGAGGTCTTTGAGTATTGTACCATATGAGGTAATCCATAAGTTTTCTGTTGAATGCATCAATATCATCTGCAAGAAGAAATATGTTTTCATTTATGAATTCATCCTGAAGGGTTCTGTTTGCCCTTTCAACATATCCATTTATACGTGGACATCCTGGACATATAGTTTTGCTTTATGCCTTTTTCCTTGAGGTATTTATCAAACTCTCCAAGAAATTCAGAGCCATTATCTGTTTTTAACCTCGGCGGTACAGAAAAATTAGAACCACTAATTAATCTTTTCCATGGTTTCATTATAAAGAGGTAATAATCTTTTGTGTATCATATTAATTACTCTCCTTCCATATGGAGAGTCTCATATGTTTCCTAAGTTATTCACATATTTTTGCAACTTGTTAGTGTCTTAAAGCATAATTATGATAGAGAGTTATATAACACCTTAAGCACCAGCAATGCTGGATATACCAGCTGTGCAACAAATAGTTGCACCAATAACATTTGATACTTAAATTTCCACATTCGTTGCAGAGTCAGCACCACCAATACTATCTTGCGAAATGGAATTGGTATCAACGTGAGCAAAACCATTATTTACTACGATAAGTATAAGTTTGCGAACTCGAAATTACTTCCTCACATTCAATATCATAATAACCTTCACTTGGTCCATAATCATTACAAGCTTCATCGCACTTATCAATACCATTCGCATCCTTGTTCTTTTTAGTACCACTTTTTCCAAAATACAATTTAAAATAAACAAGAAAAGCCTCAAAGTTTGCTTAAAGTCTTCAA from Caldisericum sp. carries:
- a CDS encoding tetratricopeptide repeat protein; this translates as MDNSRKSRWDMLKPITIPRENELREMIRVNPNDAEAHFNLGSLLMNLQRYDEAEKELREAIRIDPSFAEARYNLELLIRAKTEHAIKVENKIPGLAVLLSFLFPGLGQIYNGQIQKGIRFIIAGIVSLVLTAVVIGNILYIIIWIIGMVDAYNTDKRIHDTILRP
- a CDS encoding AAA family ATPase, with the translated sequence MNTQEQVVNEESKGVNEEIYLLIKARYPIIYIVSWEEERVLNELSKICHRDGKNLIIWSYSSGFVDKNNKPVGEGSITAPVDALNYVMRNAENNRVYVFLDFHNFLRVNSRIDPAFIIRKLRDIARILPNTTSSLIILSPILELPMELEKDVTVIDYPLPDLKVLDSILSDIENKCKSNPNLTIDLQKKEREELLKAALGLTFSEVNNVISKALVKHGRLDASDIPLILEEKKQLTKKGGSLEYVDVDVDLDAVGGLDVLKQWFKERSLGFTEEARSFPLEVPKGVLLVGVPGCGKSMSAKALAKEWNKPLLRFDIGSVFGKYLGESEFNMRRAIKIAEAMAPCVLWVDEIEKGFSGVQAGERDSGTSARVFGTFLTWMQEKKSEVFVFATANDISHLPPELLRKGRFDEIFFVDLPTEGEREEIFRYHLGKRQNKETGRVLENFNIKLLAEKSEGYSGAEIEAAIESALYRVFFEHRELTDQDIIQSLEETKPISIIMKEKIQSLRAWAKDHARYASSKIRTDKGEVIDRWGLVKPLDNK